A region of Rahnella aceris DNA encodes the following proteins:
- a CDS encoding PTS sugar transporter subunit IIB, with protein MEKKVIYLFCSAGMSTSLLVSKMKVQAEKYEVPVIIEAFPETLAAEKGAAADVVLLGPQIAYMLDEIKKVLPGKPVEVIDSGLYGKIDGLGVLKAAVAAIKKAAAQ; from the coding sequence ATGGAAAAGAAAGTCATTTATTTGTTTTGCTCCGCCGGAATGTCAACCTCGTTACTGGTTTCTAAAATGAAGGTTCAGGCTGAGAAGTATGAGGTCCCGGTCATTATCGAAGCATTTCCTGAAACACTGGCTGCAGAGAAAGGTGCGGCAGCCGATGTCGTTCTGCTTGGGCCGCAAATTGCCTATATGCTGGATGAAATTAAAAAAGTCTTGCCGGGTAAACCAGTTGAAGTGATCGATTCTGGCCTGTACGGCAAAATTGACGGGTTAGGTGTTCTGAAAGCAGCCGTTGCTGCGATCAAAAAAGCAGCAGCGCAGTGA
- a CDS encoding LacI family DNA-binding transcriptional regulator, giving the protein MNNKINAQKGRSRTATLEDVAQAASLSPMTVSRALNNPKVVRPATIARVMEAVRSTGYIPNMLAGGLATSRTKLIAVVVPQINNNMFVDTVQAISDQLAARGYHMLLCIVGYEPEDETDIVATLLSRRPDGIVLTGIHHTSELKRIILNANIPVVEIWDLTPTPIDMLIGFSHEKVGNAIGDYFLGKGFRRFGFICASDRRAMVRKNGAISVLRAIPEHDIKEVIVSRPANMEVGRQALRQLLASDHRFDAIICSSDTLAQGAIMEAESQGLRVPDDFSVIGFADLNFAAHNRPAITTVSVEKWDLGIRAADMLADKIEGIAVEEPIVDMGYKLVIRESA; this is encoded by the coding sequence TTGAATAATAAAATAAATGCTCAGAAAGGCCGTTCCCGTACGGCTACGCTCGAAGATGTTGCTCAGGCCGCCAGCCTTTCACCCATGACGGTCAGCCGCGCCTTAAACAATCCCAAAGTCGTGCGCCCGGCGACCATTGCCCGCGTGATGGAAGCCGTGAGAAGTACCGGTTACATCCCCAATATGCTGGCCGGTGGTCTGGCGACCAGCCGCACGAAACTCATTGCCGTCGTCGTGCCGCAGATTAACAACAATATGTTTGTTGATACCGTGCAGGCCATCAGCGACCAACTGGCGGCACGGGGTTATCACATGCTGTTGTGTATTGTCGGCTATGAGCCGGAAGATGAAACCGATATTGTCGCCACCCTGCTTTCGCGTCGACCGGACGGGATTGTGCTGACCGGCATTCATCACACGTCGGAACTGAAAAGAATCATTCTTAACGCCAATATCCCGGTAGTAGAAATCTGGGATTTAACGCCCACACCGATTGACATGCTGATTGGCTTCTCGCACGAAAAAGTCGGCAATGCCATCGGTGACTATTTCCTCGGCAAAGGCTTCAGGCGTTTTGGCTTTATCTGTGCTTCCGATCGCCGCGCAATGGTGCGTAAAAACGGGGCAATCAGCGTGTTGCGGGCCATTCCTGAGCACGACATTAAAGAAGTGATTGTTTCCCGTCCGGCGAATATGGAAGTCGGACGCCAGGCATTGCGCCAACTGCTCGCCAGCGATCACCGCTTTGACGCCATCATTTGCAGCTCCGACACCCTGGCGCAGGGCGCAATCATGGAAGCCGAATCGCAGGGTTTACGCGTGCCGGATGATTTCTCGGTGATCGGTTTCGCGGACCTGAATTTTGCCGCCCATAACCGCCCTGCCATTACCACCGTCAGCGTCGAAAAATGGGATTTAGGCATCCGCGCGGCAGATATGCTGGCGGATAAAATTGAAGGCATCGCGGTTGAGGAACCTATTGTTGATATGGGTTACAAACTGGTTATTCGGGAATCAGCTTAG